One genomic segment of Sander lucioperca isolate FBNREF2018 chromosome 10, SLUC_FBN_1.2, whole genome shotgun sequence includes these proteins:
- the LOC116035325 gene encoding G2/M phase-specific E3 ubiquitin-protein ligase-like, which translates to MKLENVVRCGTSEELEELKCTLGDWIADCGVPNIYTASVRDLPTIHGQIVTHYLYHRVASMVQQFIAGMNSCGQMWEMVAMNWREFLPLFTNTTQKLSRNDIRNLFTISWSPQGSNHREQEEETVFQWECWLMSIQEEEMDISFEELLVFVTGADSVPPLGFPQKCQLDFYNQEDGSCRIPYSSTCSLCLFLPRGVTEEEEFRRLMFLALKGSLGFGKV; encoded by the exons ATGAAGCttgaaaat GTTGTGAGATGCGGCACCAGTGAGGAGCTAGAGGAGCTCAAATGCACATTGGGGGACTGGATAGCTGACTGTGGTGTGCCAAACATTTACACAGCCTCTGTCAGGGACCTGCCTACAATTCACGGGCAAATAGTTACTCATTACTTATACCacag GGTGGCCAGTATGGTCCAACAGTTCATTGCCGGGATGAATTCATGTGGCCAGATGTGGGAGATGGTGGCGATGAACTGGAGAGAGTTCCTGCCACTgttcacaaacacaacacagaaactCTCCAGGAATGACATCAGGAACCTCTTCACAATATCCTGGAGTCCACAGGGCAGCAACCACAgagaacaggaggaggagactGTCTTCCAGTGGGAGTGCTGGCTGATGTCCATTCAAG AAGAGGAGATGGATATTTCCTTCGAGGAGTTGCTGGTGTTTGTGACAGGGGCTGATTCTGTCCCCCCTCTTGGGTTCCCGCAGAAATGCCAGCTTGACTTCTATAATCAGGAGGATGGGAGCTGCCGCATTCCTTATTCATCAACATGTAGCCTTTGCCTCTTCCTTCCGAGAGGGGTTACAGAAGAAGAGGAGTTCAGAAGACTTATGTTCCTTGCCCTGAAAGGGTCTCTTGGTTTTGGGAAGGTGTGA